A genomic window from Triticum aestivum cultivar Chinese Spring unplaced genomic scaffold, IWGSC CS RefSeq v2.1 scaffold27977, whole genome shotgun sequence includes:
- the LOC123172967 gene encoding uncharacterized protein, whose protein sequence is MAATPHAVTTLGDVEELLQASRRSMEKGEEVPCCQLEPDAAINAAVKLKAMVDSDAVRLVNPQMLANKLQAKASVEEGFKEIIDGMPFSPREMQALDESIAMLKNRLQNPYAVAYPESMEEEAIISEVQSQRVSWAMGLMGLEVKKKVLEAQAPKALETFHGLLADALETPSFMGAGSTDYKFITHSGQLELDDME, encoded by the exons ATGGCGGCCACGCCTCACGCGGTGACCACCCTCGGCGACGTGGAGGAGCTGCTGCAGGCCTCCAGGAGGTCCATGGAGAAGGGGGAGGAGGTCCCCTGCTGCCAACTCGAGCCGGACGCAGCCATCAACGCCGCCGTCAAGCTCAAGGCCATGGTCGACTCCGACGCCGTCCGCCTCGTCAACCCGCAGATGCTGGCCAACAAGCTGCAGGCCAAGGCCTCCGTGGAAGAAGGGTTCAAGGAGATCATCGACGGGATGCCCTTCTCTCCCCGAGAGATGCAGGCTCTGGACGAGAGCATCGCCATGCTCAAGAACAGGCTCCAGAACCCCTACGCGGTCGCCTACCCGGAGTCCATG GAGGAAGAAGCAATAATCTCTGAGGTGCAGTCTCAACGGGTGTCGTGGGCAATGGGTCTCATGGGGCTGGAGGTTAAGAAGAAGGTGCTGGAAGCGCAGGCACCGAAGGCACTGGAGACGTTCCATGGCCTGCTTGCCGATGCGCTGGAGACGCCTTCATTCATGGGCGCTGGGAGCACAGACTACAAGTTCATCACCCATTCTGGACAACTCGAGCTAGATGACATGGAGTAA